A genomic stretch from bacterium includes:
- the lgt gene encoding prolipoprotein diacylglyceryl transferase, whose amino-acid sequence MHPILFKLGPVTIYTYGFFIALAFIAGILWASREARQLGENPERIMDLGFFITLAAIIGSRILFIFLNIQEYLEHPGNIVKIWEGGLVFYGGLIASILTGLFYLKKHRLRVWKYADILAPAIALGQGIGRIGCLMAGCCYGKETSCPWAIRFTDPHSLAVLNVPLHPTQIYEAVGALLIFGLLLGLRKKKSFEGQIFWTYIALYSALRFVIEFFRGDEVRAFFWHTLSLTQVIGIALFLSSLYMLWTLKKVAAGR is encoded by the coding sequence GTGCATCCCATACTTTTTAAGCTCGGTCCGGTTACCATTTACACCTATGGTTTTTTTATTGCCCTGGCTTTTATTGCCGGTATCCTCTGGGCTTCGCGGGAAGCCAGACAACTGGGGGAAAATCCGGAGCGGATCATGGATCTTGGATTTTTCATCACCCTTGCGGCTATCATCGGCTCCCGCATCCTCTTCATTTTCCTGAATATCCAGGAATACCTCGAGCATCCGGGGAATATCGTAAAAATCTGGGAGGGAGGGCTGGTTTTTTATGGCGGATTGATCGCCAGCATTCTGACAGGATTGTTTTACCTGAAAAAGCACCGCCTCCGGGTCTGGAAATATGCCGACATTCTCGCCCCGGCCATTGCCCTGGGGCAGGGCATTGGCCGAATCGGCTGCCTGATGGCCGGTTGCTGTTATGGAAAAGAAACCTCCTGTCCCTGGGCTATCCGCTTTACCGATCCCCATAGCCTGGCTGTGCTGAACGTTCCGCTTCATCCAACGCAAATTTATGAGGCCGTCGGTGCCCTGCTCATATTTGGCCTTTTACTCGGATTGAGAAAAAAGAAAAGCTTTGAAGGACAGATCTTCTGGACGTATATTGCCTTGTATTCAGCGCTCCGGTTTGTGATTGAATTTTTCCGCGGTGATGAAGTCCGGGCCTTCTTCTGGCATACCCTTTCCCTTACTCAGGTTATCGGGATCGCTCTTTTTCTGAGCTCCCTCTATATGCTCTGGACCTTGAAAAAAGTGGCTGCCGGGCGCTGA